The sequence GCGTCGTCGCCACCGCCTCCGCGCGGGCCGTGACGGTCGGACCCGTCGCCGGGCGGACGTAGTTGACCTTGAACTCGGCCGTCAGGGCGTCGCCGCCGAGGGCGAGGCCGCCCGCGAAGGTGAGGGCGTTGTCGGCGAGGTAGCTGAGGACGCCGCCGTGCACGAATCCGTGCTGCTGCCGCAGGTCGGGACGGTTGGCGATCCGGATCTCGGCCGCTCCGGGCGAGGCCGAGACCAGTTCGGCGCCGAGGAAGCGCGTGAAGGGCTGCGCGGCGAAGACGCGGCGGGCGAACTCTTCGGGCGAGGGGGCGTCTTCGGTCATGGCGCCAAGATAGCGGCGGGCGGAACCGGCGCCCCGTCGTCCGCCGCCCCACGCCTGGCCCGCCCCCGCGCCTGGCCCGCCCCGCACCGGGCCTGGCCGGTCCATGCCCCGCGCCTGCCCCACCCCGCCCCGTCCCTGTTCCGCTAAGTGCACACGTCCGGCAGGTTTGAGTGGACACTTTGTCCGTCCCCGACCCCCGGCGACTGGGCAAGGTGAACAGGGTGCCCACTCGTGGGCGCGTCCTCTTGCCGAGGCCCCCGCGCGGGGGCTGTCCTGGCCCGTATGAGCATCCAGGACACCCTCACCGACCAGGAACGACTGGCCGAACTCGACCTCCCCCAACTGCGCAAGCTCGTCGGGCTCGTGGAGTACGACGACAACGCCGACCCGTTCCCGGTCACCGGGTGGGACGCCATCGTGTGGGCGGTCGGGAACGCGAGCCAGGCCGCGCACTACTACCAGTCCGCCTACGGCATGGAGCTGGAGGCGTACTCGGGGCCCGAGACGGGCAACCGCGACCACCACTCGTACGTGCTGCGCAGCGGCGCCATCCGCTTCGTGTTCAACGGTGCCGTCGACCCCGCGAGCCCCGTCGCCGACCACCAGCGCGCGCACGGCGACGGCGTCACCGACATCGCGCTCGAAGTGCCGGACGTCGACCGCTGTGTCGCCCACGCCCGCGCGCAGGGCGCCCGCGTGCTCGAAGAACCGCACGACGTCACCGACGAGCACGGCACCGTGCGGGTCGCCGCGATCGCCGCGTACGGCGACACGCGGCACAGCCTCGTGGACCGCTCCGGCTACCACGGCCCGTACCTGCCCGGGTACGTCGCCCGCACCTCCACCCACGTGCGGCGCCCCGGGGCGCCGAAGCGCGTCTTCCAGGCGCTCGACCACGTCGTGGGCAACGTCGAACTCGGCCGCATGGACGAGTGGGTCGACTTCTACAACCGCATCATGGGCTTCACCAACATGGCCGAGTTCATCGGCGACGACATCGCCACCGAGTACTCCGCGCTCATGAGCAAGGTCGTCGCCAACGGCAACCACCGCGTGAAGTTCCCGCTCAACGAGCCGGCGCCCGGCAAGAAGAAGTCGCAGATCGACGAGTACCTGGAGTTCTACGGGGGCGCGGGCGCCCAGCACCTCGCGCTCGCGACCAACGACATCATCGCCTCCGTCGACGCGATGCGCGCCGAGGGCGTCGAGTTCCTGGACACCCCCGACTCCTACTACGAGGACCCCGCGCTGCGCGCCCGCATCGGTGAAGTACGGGTGCCGATCGAGGAGTTGCAGAAGCGCGGCATCCTCGTGGACCGCGACGAGGACGGCTATCTGCTCCAGATCTTCACGAAGCCGCTCGGCGACCGGCCGACGCTGTTCTTCGAGATGATCGAGCGGCACGGGTCCCTCGGGTTCGGGAAGGGCAACTTCCAGGCGCTTTTCGAGGCGATCGAGCGCGAGCAGGAGCGGAGGGGGAACTTTTAGGGGGACCGTTCGGCGCTTGCCGGGGCGGGGCCCGTGGGGCTCCGCCCCGGGCCCGTTCGTGGGGCTCCGCCCCACACCCCGCTCAAACGCCGGAGGGGCTCCGTGAGGGTGGCGCCTCGGGCCTCATAGTGGCCCCATGCGCCGCACCCTGCACCGCTCCGGTCCCGCCTCCGCCGCCCTCGTCGCCGAGCGCTACGCCGACTTCGCCCGCTGGCCCGAGTGGTCCCCGCAGATCCGGGGCGTCGAGACGGAGGGCGAACGGCTCGCCAGCGGGGCCACCGGGACGGTGCGCGGGCCGCTCGGGGTACGGGTCCGCTTCCGCGTGGAGCAAGTGGCGGGCGCGGACTGGTCGTGGGTGGTCCGGCTGGGGCCCGTACGGCTGCGCCTCGAACACGGCGTACGGGCGCTGCGCGGCGGCGGCTCGGTGACGCGCCTCGCGCTCGCGGGCCCCGCTCCGTACGTCCTCGCCTACGAGCCGCCGGCCCGTCTCGCGCTCGCCCGCCTCGTACGGGAGTGAGCCGCGCACGTGACCTGTCCCACAATCCGAGTGCCCCGCACGGGCCTGGGCAAGGTCGGTAGGGAGTGGCACCGGGTGCCGCGTGCGGCTCGGTGGCTGTGCAGGACGTCTCAGCAGCCGATACGTACCGGGCGAAAACCGGCCGCTCGCTAAACTGAGCCGATCGCAGGACTGACTATCGAGGAGCGCGCACGTGGGCCTTGTCGTGCAGAAGTACGGAGGCTCATCCGTTGCCGATGCCGAAGGCATCAAGCGGGTCGCCAAGCGGATCGTGGAAGCCAAGAAGAACGGCCATCAGGTCGTTGTCGTGGTGTCCGCGATGGGTGACACGACGGACGAGTTGATCGATCTCGCGGAACAGGTGTCCCCGATGCCTCCCGGCCGCGAGATGGACATGCTGCTGACCGCGGGAGAGCGGATCTCCATGGCGCTGCTCGCCATGGCGATCAAAAACCTGGGGCACGAGGCGCAGTCCTTCACAGGCAGCCAGGCCGGGGTGATCACCGACAGCTCCCACGGCAAGGCGCGCATCATCGACGTCACGCCCGGCCGTATCCGTACGGCCGTGGACGAGGGCAACATCGCCATCGTGGCCGGTTTCCAGGGCGTGTCCCAGGAGAAGAAGGACATCACCACGCTGGGCCGCGGCGGCTCGGACACGACCGCCGTCGCGCTCGCGGCGGCGCTCGACGCCGAAGTCTGCGAGATCTACACGGACGTCGACGGCGTGTTCACCGCCGACCCGCGGGTGGTGAAGAAGGCCCGCAAGATCGACCACATCGGCTACGAGGACATGCTGGAGCTGGCAAGCTCCGGGTCGAAGGTGCTGCTCCACCGCTGCGTGGAGTACGCCCGCCGGTACGACATCCCGATCCACGTCCGCTCCTCCTTCTCGGGGCTCCAGGGCACGTGGGTCGGCCGAACGCAGGGGAACGAAGCCATGGAGCAGGCACTCATCTCCGGGGTGGCGCACGACACCTCCGAGGCGAAGATCACCGTCGTCGGGGTGCCGGACAAGCCGGGCGAGGCCGCCGCGATCTTCCGCGCGATCGCGGGCGCCGAGGTCAACATCGACATGGTGGTGCAGAACGTCTCCGCCGCCTCCACGGGCCTCACCGACATCTCCTTCACCCTCCCCAAGTCCGAGGGCCGCAAGGCGGTCGACGCCCTGGAGAAGCTCAAGGCCACCGTCGCCTTCGAGTCGCTGCGCTACGACGACCAGATCGCGAAGATCTCCCTCGTCGGCGCCGGCATGAAGACCAACCCGGGCGTCACGGCGACCTTCTTCGAGGCGCTGAGCCGCGCGAACGTCAACATCGAGCTGATCTCGACCTCCGAGATCCGCATCTCGGTCGTGACGCGCGCCGACGACGTCAACGAGGCGGTACGCGCCGTGCACACCGCCTTCGGTCTCGACAGCGACAGCGACGAGGCCGTGGTCTACGGGGGCACCGGGCGATGACCCACCCGCACGGGCCGCACGGCGCACGCACGGAGGTGCCGTGACCGGGCGGCCCGTGCTCGCCGTGGTCGGCGCCACCGGAATCGCCGGTGGCGCCGTTCTCGGCATCCTCAGCCAGCACGCCGACATCTGGGGCGAGATCCGTCTCGTCGCCTCCGCCCGCTCCGCCGGGCGCGTCCTGAGCGTGCGCGGCACGCCCAACCGGGTCCACGCGCTGGAGCCCGGCGTCTTCGACGGCGTCGACCTCGCGCTCTTCCTCGTGCCCGAGGACGTCGCGGAGAAGTGGGCGCCGCGCGCCGTCGAGGCGGGCGCCGTCGTCGTCGACACCTCCCCGGCCTTCCGCACCGATCCCGACGTGCCGCTCGTCGTGCCCGAGGTCAACCCGCACGCGGTACGCGCCAGGCCGCGCGGCATCGTCGCCGCGCCCCAGTGCACGACCCTCGCCATGATCGTCGCGCTCGGCGCGCTGCACGCCGAGTTCTGCCTCACGGGCCTCGTCGTCTCCACGTACGAGGCCGTCAGCGCGGCGGGACGCGCGGGCACCGAGGCCCTGTGGGGCCAGCTCGGGACGCTCGTCGCCGAGGAACGGCGCGCGAGCGGCGCGGGCACCCCCGCCCCCGGTACGGCGCCGGGCGACGTACGCCGCGTGCTCGGCCGGGACAGCGGGCCCTTCCCCGACCCCGTCGCGCTCAACGTCGTGCCCTGGACCGGCGCGTACGCCGCCGACGGGTGGACCACGACCGAGCGGATGCTCCGCGACGAGCCCCGCCGCGTCCTCGGCCTCCCCGGGCTCCCCGTCTCCGCGACCTGCGTGCGCGTCCCCGTCGTCACGACCCACTCGCTCACCGTCCACGCCCGCTTCGAGCACGCCGTCTCGGCCGGGCGTGCCCGCGAGATCCTCGCCACGGCACCCGGTGTCGTCCTCATCGACGACCCCGAGCACGGCGAGTACCCGACGCCCGTGGACGCGGCGGGGACCGATCCGGCGTGGGTCGGGCGCGTGCGCGCGGACGCCGACGACCCGCACGCGCTCGACTTCTTCGTGTGCGCCGACAATGTGCGCAAGGGAAGAGCGCTCAACGCGGTGCAGATCGCCGAGCTGGTCGTGGGAGCCCGCTGACGGGACCCGCTGACGGGACCCGCTGACGGGGCGTGAGCGGGGGCTGTGCAGGGCGAACGCGCGGGGAGACGCGGGGCGTGCGCGCGCGGGGCGTACGTCCCCCTCCTCCCGAAATATGGGCCCGCTGTGACGAATTTGTGATGTTCCCGTGTGCAACTGTGCCCCGGTCGCCCTTGTGCCGCCTCGCCTCCACAACGGACGATGCGAGTCCGTCCCCCCGCAACCGCGCACGGTGGACCCGACGTCTCCCCCCACACCAGGAACGCCGCACGGTCCCCACGACGCGAGGGGCGCACGGGGGCGCGAGCACGGGGGTGTTCCGACACGGGGAGGAAGAAGCGGGTGCGGGTGAGGGTGAGGGGGGCGGAAGGGGCCGGTCCGCGGCGTCTCGGATCGCCGTACAACCCCGAGGGGGTCAGCGGTGTCAAACAACCGTGGCTGAGGTTCTCGAATTCACGACGGCGCGCGTGGCGCCCCTCCCGCTGCGTCCCCCGGGACGCCGCAGGCCGGTCCGCGCCCCCGGCACCATGCCGGTGATCGCGCCGATGCCCCTGACCAGGCCCTCCGTTCCGCGGCAGCGGGCCGCTGACGAGACGGACGCGGAGGCCCCGGCGGTCGGTACGACCGTCGACCACCTCACCGAGACGTACCGCGCCCACTACCGCTCGCTGCTCGGC comes from Streptomyces sp. Tu6071 and encodes:
- a CDS encoding PaaI family thioesterase yields the protein MTEDAPSPEEFARRVFAAQPFTRFLGAELVSASPGAAEIRIANRPDLRQQHGFVHGGVLSYLADNALTFAGGLALGGDALTAEFKVNYVRPATGPTVTARAEAVATTRRQAVCRCEVWSVEEDGKQNLVAVAQGTIVSAHTPDASPSA
- the hppD gene encoding 4-hydroxyphenylpyruvate dioxygenase encodes the protein MSIQDTLTDQERLAELDLPQLRKLVGLVEYDDNADPFPVTGWDAIVWAVGNASQAAHYYQSAYGMELEAYSGPETGNRDHHSYVLRSGAIRFVFNGAVDPASPVADHQRAHGDGVTDIALEVPDVDRCVAHARAQGARVLEEPHDVTDEHGTVRVAAIAAYGDTRHSLVDRSGYHGPYLPGYVARTSTHVRRPGAPKRVFQALDHVVGNVELGRMDEWVDFYNRIMGFTNMAEFIGDDIATEYSALMSKVVANGNHRVKFPLNEPAPGKKKSQIDEYLEFYGGAGAQHLALATNDIIASVDAMRAEGVEFLDTPDSYYEDPALRARIGEVRVPIEELQKRGILVDRDEDGYLLQIFTKPLGDRPTLFFEMIERHGSLGFGKGNFQALFEAIEREQERRGNF
- a CDS encoding SRPBCC family protein, translating into MRRTLHRSGPASAALVAERYADFARWPEWSPQIRGVETEGERLASGATGTVRGPLGVRVRFRVEQVAGADWSWVVRLGPVRLRLEHGVRALRGGGSVTRLALAGPAPYVLAYEPPARLALARLVRE
- a CDS encoding aspartate kinase — translated: MGLVVQKYGGSSVADAEGIKRVAKRIVEAKKNGHQVVVVVSAMGDTTDELIDLAEQVSPMPPGREMDMLLTAGERISMALLAMAIKNLGHEAQSFTGSQAGVITDSSHGKARIIDVTPGRIRTAVDEGNIAIVAGFQGVSQEKKDITTLGRGGSDTTAVALAAALDAEVCEIYTDVDGVFTADPRVVKKARKIDHIGYEDMLELASSGSKVLLHRCVEYARRYDIPIHVRSSFSGLQGTWVGRTQGNEAMEQALISGVAHDTSEAKITVVGVPDKPGEAAAIFRAIAGAEVNIDMVVQNVSAASTGLTDISFTLPKSEGRKAVDALEKLKATVAFESLRYDDQIAKISLVGAGMKTNPGVTATFFEALSRANVNIELISTSEIRISVVTRADDVNEAVRAVHTAFGLDSDSDEAVVYGGTGR
- a CDS encoding aspartate-semialdehyde dehydrogenase, with translation MTGRPVLAVVGATGIAGGAVLGILSQHADIWGEIRLVASARSAGRVLSVRGTPNRVHALEPGVFDGVDLALFLVPEDVAEKWAPRAVEAGAVVVDTSPAFRTDPDVPLVVPEVNPHAVRARPRGIVAAPQCTTLAMIVALGALHAEFCLTGLVVSTYEAVSAAGRAGTEALWGQLGTLVAEERRASGAGTPAPGTAPGDVRRVLGRDSGPFPDPVALNVVPWTGAYAADGWTTTERMLRDEPRRVLGLPGLPVSATCVRVPVVTTHSLTVHARFEHAVSAGRAREILATAPGVVLIDDPEHGEYPTPVDAAGTDPAWVGRVRADADDPHALDFFVCADNVRKGRALNAVQIAELVVGAR